A region of [Bacteroides] pectinophilus DNA encodes the following proteins:
- the minC gene encoding septum site-determining protein MinC: protein MVNNSVVIKGSKHGIVVVLDDSVSFDELKEAVRDKFSGASKFFDKANMAISFEGRSLNDEQQRQLLDIISEVSDINIVCVIDNDELKDAYFKHAVEAKLDDMAASTGQFYKGTLRSGQILESESSIIILGDVNPGGKVIAKGNVIVLGSLKGNIYAGADGNEDAFVVAIDMEPMQIKIGDVIARCSDGSNSAKNKTHEPRIAYVDEGNIYIEKLERDVLADIRI from the coding sequence ATGGTGAATAATTCGGTTGTTATCAAAGGAAGCAAGCACGGAATAGTAGTTGTGCTTGATGACAGTGTATCCTTTGATGAACTTAAGGAAGCTGTCAGGGACAAGTTCTCAGGCGCATCCAAATTCTTCGATAAAGCTAATATGGCAATATCTTTTGAGGGAAGAAGCCTTAATGATGAACAGCAGCGACAGCTTCTGGATATCATATCAGAGGTATCTGACATCAATATAGTATGTGTCATTGACAATGATGAACTTAAAGATGCGTACTTCAAGCACGCTGTAGAGGCAAAGCTTGATGATATGGCTGCAAGTACCGGACAGTTTTACAAAGGGACTTTGCGTTCCGGTCAGATTCTTGAATCGGAGAGCAGTATAATAATTCTCGGCGATGTTAATCCCGGGGGCAAAGTTATTGCCAAGGGCAATGTGATTGTGCTTGGTTCACTTAAAGGCAATATATATGCAGGAGCTGACGGTAATGAGGATGCATTCGTCGTGGCGATTGATATGGAGCCTATGCAGATTAAAATAGGAGATGTAATTGCCCGCTGCTCAGACGGAAGTAATAGCGCAAAGAACAAGACTCATGAGCCGCGTATTGCATACGTTGATGAGGGCAACATTTACATAGAAAAACTCGAGCGCGATGTCCTTGCAGACATACGCATATGA
- a CDS encoding penicillin-binding transpeptidase domain-containing protein: protein MIREIFEYILSFLKSRLLPLVLVFILLFVTILVRLFSLQIVNGDVYAQSVTDSQEKTMSVPATRGRIFDRNGNLLAYNDLAFSVKISDSGTYTSNKVKNQSINEVINKTIDIIEENGDSVTNDLPIAINLDGHLEFTESDNALLRFLRDIYGAQTISALKDEQRNATADAVYEYLRDRYEVSQDYPLAHQLEIINLRRHMAANSYSRYMTFTIAYEVSDATVAAILEKSRDLVGVSVEEEYIRKYVDSVYTSHILGYTGNVSSSELEELQAQNEQYESNDTVGKSGIEQALELELQGTKGSKKVYVDSVGRITEVVDNTQPQTGHDVYLTIDSQLQKDVYNAIEDELVEILLSKITAGDTTITYNSNTGSVEDIFIPIKSVYFALIDNNIVSIKKIAQSDSSIAQGIQSKFETRQDSVISSVMNELTDSPTAYGQLSDEMKVYIYYIYKNVLVDNGIINTENMDTNDSVYVNWDENESISLKELLTYALTKNWIDMDKLTAEKYSSLQEAYDSLLEYISNYISNDTGFGKKVYRYMISSGSISGWEVCMMLYEQGVLEPSGSAYEGLSSGRMSAYDFMINAITEKTITPAQLALEPCSGSAVVADPDTGELLALVSYPGYDNNRLSGTVDKDYYEQLRNDKAKPLINKATSLRTAPGSIFKPCSAITGLEQGVISTGESIVCTGQYTAVTPSPKCWIYPRSHGAENVSTAIRDSCNVFFYTVGHRLGMESGGTYNSTKGTDLLKNYAEQLGLATKSGVEIYEMDPHPSDRDAVASAIGQGTHAYSAINLCRYVSTLATSGVCHDFTLVSKITDYNGNVIRDNEPVVSNTMNVSSSTWNAVHQGMRLVIENTASFKGLPYQAAGKSGTAQENTNKADHITFISYAPYDNPEVAVSVLIPNGYASSNAAKLTSDIYKIYWGLDK from the coding sequence ATGATCAGGGAAATATTTGAGTACATTCTAAGTTTCTTAAAGTCAAGGCTTCTGCCACTGGTTTTGGTATTTATCCTTCTTTTTGTAACAATTTTAGTTCGTCTCTTCTCACTGCAGATAGTTAACGGTGATGTGTACGCACAATCGGTAACGGATTCACAGGAGAAGACAATGAGTGTTCCTGCCACACGTGGCAGGATTTTTGACCGTAACGGTAATCTTCTTGCTTATAATGATCTTGCATTCTCTGTAAAGATAAGCGACAGCGGAACTTATACATCCAATAAGGTTAAGAATCAGTCTATCAATGAAGTTATCAATAAGACAATTGATATAATTGAGGAGAATGGGGATTCTGTTACCAATGATCTCCCAATTGCAATTAATCTGGACGGACATCTTGAATTTACGGAATCTGATAATGCACTTCTCAGATTCTTAAGAGATATATACGGTGCACAGACAATAAGTGCACTTAAGGATGAACAGCGTAATGCAACGGCTGATGCTGTGTATGAATACCTTCGTGACAGGTATGAGGTATCGCAGGATTATCCGCTTGCCCATCAGCTTGAGATTATTAATCTGAGAAGACACATGGCTGCTAACTCATATTCAAGATATATGACATTTACAATCGCGTATGAAGTGTCTGATGCAACTGTAGCGGCAATCCTTGAGAAGTCAAGAGACCTTGTCGGTGTAAGTGTTGAAGAAGAATATATCCGCAAGTATGTCGACAGTGTATATACATCACATATACTGGGATATACAGGTAATGTATCATCCAGTGAGCTTGAGGAACTTCAGGCACAGAATGAGCAGTATGAATCGAATGATACTGTAGGTAAGTCAGGAATAGAGCAGGCTCTTGAACTTGAACTTCAGGGAACAAAGGGAAGTAAGAAGGTATATGTTGACAGCGTAGGCCGTATTACGGAAGTCGTAGATAATACACAGCCACAGACCGGTCACGATGTCTATCTTACTATTGATTCACAGCTTCAGAAAGATGTCTACAATGCAATTGAAGATGAATTGGTTGAGATTCTTCTGTCTAAGATAACGGCAGGTGATACGACTATAACATATAATTCCAATACAGGTTCGGTAGAGGATATATTCATCCCGATTAAGTCTGTCTATTTTGCACTGATTGATAATAATATTGTATCTATCAAGAAGATAGCCCAGTCTGATTCATCAATAGCACAGGGAATCCAGTCTAAGTTTGAGACAAGACAGGACAGTGTGATATCGTCTGTCATGAACGAACTTACGGATTCACCTACAGCATACGGACAGCTCTCTGATGAGATGAAAGTCTATATTTATTACATTTATAAGAATGTGCTTGTTGATAATGGAATAATTAATACTGAAAATATGGATACCAATGATTCTGTATATGTCAACTGGGATGAGAATGAGTCAATCAGTCTTAAGGAGCTTCTGACATATGCGCTTACCAAGAACTGGATTGATATGGATAAGCTTACGGCTGAGAAGTATTCGAGTCTTCAGGAGGCATATGATTCGCTGCTGGAATATATTTCCAATTATATCAGTAATGATACCGGATTCGGTAAAAAGGTATACAGATATATGATTTCATCGGGAAGTATATCGGGCTGGGAAGTCTGCATGATGCTTTATGAACAGGGGGTTCTTGAACCATCAGGGAGTGCTTATGAAGGGCTTTCGTCGGGAAGAATGTCTGCATATGATTTCATGATAAATGCAATCACTGAGAAGACGATTACTCCGGCACAGCTTGCGCTTGAACCGTGTTCCGGCTCAGCAGTTGTTGCAGACCCTGATACAGGGGAGCTGCTTGCACTTGTATCATATCCGGGATATGACAATAACCGGCTTTCAGGAACTGTCGATAAGGATTACTATGAGCAGCTGCGTAATGATAAGGCAAAGCCGCTTATTAATAAGGCAACATCACTCAGAACCGCACCGGGTTCTATCTTTAAGCCATGTTCGGCGATTACGGGACTTGAACAGGGAGTGATAAGTACGGGTGAGTCAATTGTATGTACAGGACAGTATACGGCAGTTACTCCTTCTCCAAAGTGCTGGATATATCCGCGCTCTCATGGCGCCGAGAATGTCTCGACGGCAATACGTGATTCATGTAACGTATTTTTCTACACTGTAGGACACAGACTTGGCATGGAATCAGGAGGAACTTATAACAGCACAAAGGGAACGGATCTGCTTAAGAATTATGCAGAGCAGCTCGGACTTGCGACAAAGTCAGGTGTTGAGATATATGAGATGGATCCGCATCCGTCTGACAGGGATGCAGTTGCATCAGCAATCGGGCAGGGTACACATGCATACTCGGCAATCAATTTGTGCAGATATGTATCGACACTTGCAACATCAGGCGTATGCCACGATTTTACACTTGTATCAAAGATAACGGATTATAACGGAAATGTTATACGTGATAATGAACCGGTTGTTTCCAATACGATGAATGTAAGTTCATCTACGTGGAATGCTGTTCATCAGGGTATGCGTCTCGTGATTGAGAATACGGCGTCATTTAAGGGACTTCCTTATCAGGCTGCCGGAAAGTCAGGTACCGCACAGGAGAATACGAACAAGGCTGACCATATAACATTTATAAGTTATGCGCCGTATGATAATCCTGAGGTAGCTGTATCGGTTCTGATTCCTAACGGATATGCTTCAAGTAATGCTGCCAAGCTTACCTCTGATATATACAAAATATATTGGGGATTAGACAAGTAA
- the mreC gene encoding rod shape-determining protein MreC, with translation MRKKLSTFFTPKYILVILTVVCFLFVGASFFTDSLISPIRTVVSAVVIPLQKGMNNLGLWTYDKAETMKELGEVIDQNKELQDRVDSLVEENNQLKQDSYELERLRDLYELDEKYPGYTKVGARVIGKGSDNWFNTFTIDKGSRDGIETDMNVIAGGGLVGIVTDVGENYATVHSIIDDSSKVSGMLIDTGDNCIVNGDIKLMDSGLLRVEYFKKDVVIRDGDKIVTSNISNDYLEGILIGYVKDVTSDSNNLTQSGYLVPVVDFAHLQEVLVIREKKVKIGE, from the coding sequence ATGAGAAAGAAACTGAGTACATTTTTTACACCTAAATATATTCTGGTTATTCTTACGGTGGTATGTTTTCTGTTTGTAGGTGCGTCATTCTTTACGGACAGCCTTATATCACCTATACGGACTGTTGTATCGGCTGTTGTAATTCCTCTGCAGAAAGGAATGAACAATCTCGGCTTGTGGACTTACGATAAGGCTGAGACGATGAAGGAACTTGGAGAGGTAATAGACCAGAACAAAGAGCTTCAGGACAGGGTCGACAGCCTTGTAGAGGAGAATAACCAGCTTAAGCAGGACAGTTATGAACTGGAGAGACTTCGTGACCTTTATGAACTTGATGAGAAGTATCCGGGCTACACTAAGGTCGGTGCTCGTGTAATCGGCAAGGGAAGCGATAACTGGTTCAATACATTTACAATAGACAAAGGTAGCCGTGACGGAATAGAGACTGATATGAATGTTATTGCAGGAGGCGGACTTGTCGGCATTGTAACTGATGTCGGCGAGAATTATGCAACTGTTCATTCAATTATAGATGACAGCAGCAAGGTCAGCGGCATGCTTATAGATACCGGAGACAACTGCATTGTCAACGGCGATATAAAGCTTATGGATTCAGGGCTTCTTCGTGTTGAGTATTTTAAGAAGGATGTTGTAATCCGTGACGGGGATAAGATTGTTACATCCAACATAAGTAATGACTACCTCGAGGGAATACTTATAGGATATGTAAAGGACGTAACATCGGATTCCAATAATCTTACACAGTCGGGATACCTTGTTCCGGTTGTTGATTTTGCACATCTTCAGGAAGTACTTGTAATCAGGGAAAAGAAAGTTAAGATTGGCGAGTGA
- the ffh gene encoding signal recognition particle protein, with protein MAFDSLSDKLQNIFKNLRGKGRLSESDVKAALREVKMALLEADVNFKVVKQFVKSVEERAIGQDVMESLTPGQMVIKIVNEEMIKLMGSETTEIALKSGSEITVIMMAGLQGAGKTTTTAKLAGKFKAQGRKPLLVACDVYRPAAVEQLKINGEKQGVPVFAMGTNQNPVDIAKAGIEHAKSNGNNIVILDTAGRLHVDEDMMTELQNIKSSVGVDQTILVVDSMTGQDAVNVASSFDEKIGIDGVILTKLDGDTRGGAALSIKAVTGKPILYAGMGEKLSDLEQFHPDRMASRILGMGDVLSLIEKAEAQIDADKAAEMEKKLRKAEFDFNDYLEYMGQIKNMGGLGSIMNMLPGMGFAGKIKTDGVDMDEAEKNLKRTEAIILSMNNAERSRPDILNPSRKNRIARGAGVDISEVNRVVKQFEQMKKMMKQMPGMMKQFGGKKGRFKLPF; from the coding sequence ATGGCTTTTGACAGTTTGTCAGACAAATTACAGAACATTTTCAAAAACCTCCGTGGCAAGGGCCGCTTAAGCGAAAGTGATGTTAAGGCTGCACTCAGGGAAGTCAAGATGGCACTTCTTGAGGCGGATGTTAACTTCAAAGTTGTCAAGCAGTTTGTTAAGTCGGTTGAGGAACGTGCAATCGGTCAGGATGTAATGGAGAGCCTTACACCCGGACAGATGGTAATCAAGATAGTCAATGAAGAGATGATTAAGCTCATGGGTTCAGAGACTACAGAGATTGCTCTTAAGAGCGGTTCAGAGATTACGGTTATCATGATGGCAGGTCTTCAGGGTGCCGGTAAGACAACCACTACAGCCAAGCTGGCAGGCAAGTTCAAGGCTCAGGGCAGGAAGCCGCTTCTTGTGGCATGTGATGTATACAGACCTGCGGCAGTTGAACAGCTTAAGATTAATGGTGAGAAGCAGGGAGTTCCTGTTTTTGCCATGGGAACGAACCAGAATCCTGTAGACATAGCCAAGGCAGGAATTGAACATGCTAAGTCTAACGGGAATAACATTGTTATTTTGGATACAGCCGGACGTCTTCATGTAGATGAAGACATGATGACTGAGCTTCAGAATATAAAGAGCAGCGTAGGAGTTGACCAGACGATACTTGTTGTCGATTCGATGACAGGTCAGGACGCAGTTAATGTAGCGTCTTCATTCGATGAGAAGATTGGAATTGACGGAGTTATTCTTACTAAGCTCGATGGTGACACCAGAGGCGGTGCCGCCCTTTCAATCAAAGCCGTGACAGGCAAGCCTATTCTTTACGCCGGTATGGGGGAGAAGCTTTCAGATCTTGAACAGTTCCATCCTGACAGAATGGCATCAAGAATACTTGGCATGGGCGATGTGCTTTCGCTTATAGAGAAGGCTGAGGCACAGATAGATGCCGATAAGGCGGCTGAGATGGAGAAGAAGCTCCGCAAAGCGGAGTTTGACTTTAATGATTATCTTGAGTACATGGGTCAGATTAAGAACATGGGCGGACTCGGGTCAATCATGAATATGCTTCCGGGCATGGGATTTGCCGGCAAGATTAAGACAGACGGCGTAGACATGGATGAAGCAGAGAAGAATCTTAAGCGCACTGAGGCAATCATCCTTTCGATGAATAATGCGGAGCGCAGCAGACCGGACATTCTTAATCCGTCAAGAAAGAACCGTATCGCAAGAGGTGCGGGAGTTGACATAAGCGAAGTCAACAGAGTAGTCAAGCAGTTTGAGCAGATGAAGAAGATGATGAAGCAGATGCCGGGCATGATGAAACAATTCGGTGGTAAAAAGGGCAGATTCAAATTGCCTTTTTAG
- the rpsP gene encoding 30S ribosomal protein S16, whose translation MVKIRLKRLGEKKSPFYRIIVADSRSPRNGRFIDEIGTYDPNYDPCKVNIDAEAAKKWLANGAQPTEGVLRVFKIAGIEK comes from the coding sequence ATGGTAAAGATCAGATTAAAGAGATTAGGTGAGAAGAAGTCTCCATTCTATAGAATCATCGTTGCAGATTCAAGATCACCACGTAACGGAAGATTCATCGATGAAATCGGTACTTACGATCCTAACTACGATCCTTGCAAGGTTAACATTGATGCAGAGGCAGCTAAGAAGTGGCTTGCTAACGGTGCACAGCCTACAGAAGGTGTCTTAAGAGTATTTAAGATTGCCGGAATTGAGAAGTAA
- a CDS encoding DUF4321 domain-containing protein, which produces MSNIARGKNNWALFLFLLAGIVIGGFISELTAGIPALGWLSYGQTFGFTDPAPTLDLGVLIITFGLKIKITIGSIVGIIIAAVIYRFV; this is translated from the coding sequence ATGAGCAACATAGCACGTGGCAAAAATAACTGGGCATTATTTTTGTTTCTTCTTGCCGGTATTGTAATCGGTGGATTTATCAGCGAGCTTACGGCCGGAATTCCGGCACTTGGATGGCTCAGCTATGGTCAGACGTTCGGATTTACTGACCCGGCACCAACACTTGATCTCGGAGTGCTTATTATAACATTCGGTCTCAAGATTAAGATTACTATCGGAAGTATTGTCGGAATAATTATTGCTGCAGTCATATACCGTTTTGTATAG
- the rimM gene encoding ribosome maturation factor RimM (Essential for efficient processing of 16S rRNA): MEQTLRVGVITSTHGIRGEVKVFPTTDDPKRFDYLEEVIVDMKREPVKLEIEGVKYFKQFVILKFKGYDNINDIQQFVKKDLLVTRENAVELEDGEFFICDLVGLKVVTDEGVELGVLKDIMQTGANDVYVVGMNDGKEVLIPSIPQCILEKNPEEGYIRVHLLKGLLD, from the coding sequence ATGGAGCAGACATTACGTGTAGGCGTAATAACATCGACACATGGAATACGCGGCGAAGTAAAGGTATTTCCGACAACAGATGATCCGAAGAGATTCGATTATCTTGAAGAAGTTATTGTTGATATGAAAAGAGAGCCTGTAAAGCTTGAGATTGAAGGCGTTAAGTACTTCAAACAATTTGTTATTCTCAAGTTCAAAGGGTATGACAATATAAATGATATACAGCAGTTTGTAAAAAAAGACCTGCTTGTTACAAGAGAAAATGCAGTTGAACTTGAAGATGGAGAGTTCTTTATATGCGATCTCGTTGGACTTAAGGTCGTGACTGATGAAGGTGTGGAGCTTGGTGTGCTTAAGGATATTATGCAGACGGGGGCCAATGATGTCTATGTGGTTGGAATGAATGACGGTAAGGAAGTTCTTATTCCTTCAATACCGCAGTGTATATTGGAGAAGAATCCGGAGGAAGGATATATACGCGTTCATCTTCTTAAAGGACTCCTTGATTAA
- the minD gene encoding septum site-determining protein MinD — translation MSEVIVITSGKGGVGKTTTSANVGTGLAKLNKKVVLIDTDIGLRNLDVVMGLENRIVYNLVDVVEGNCRVKQALIKDKRYPNLYLLPSAQTRDKNAVTPEQMKKLTDELREEFDYIILDCPAGIEQGFKNAIAGADRALVVTTPEVSAIRDADRIIGLLEAESMKRTDLIVNRIRMDMVSRGDMMSIDDVVDILSINLIGAVPDDEHIVVATNNGEPLVGDESLAGQAYMNICHRILGEEVPLLDLNEKSSVWQKISALFKK, via the coding sequence ATGAGTGAAGTTATCGTTATTACATCCGGAAAGGGCGGCGTTGGTAAGACAACTACATCAGCCAATGTCGGAACCGGACTTGCCAAGCTTAATAAGAAAGTAGTTCTTATCGACACGGATATAGGACTTCGTAATCTTGATGTCGTTATGGGACTTGAGAACAGAATAGTATATAATCTTGTAGATGTTGTCGAGGGCAACTGCCGTGTTAAGCAGGCGCTTATAAAGGATAAGCGCTATCCGAACCTTTATCTGCTTCCGTCAGCACAGACAAGAGATAAGAATGCTGTTACACCCGAGCAGATGAAGAAGCTGACTGATGAACTCAGGGAAGAGTTTGATTATATCATACTTGACTGCCCTGCCGGTATTGAACAGGGATTCAAGAATGCAATTGCAGGCGCCGACCGTGCACTTGTTGTAACAACTCCTGAGGTCTCGGCAATCCGTGATGCCGACCGTATCATAGGTCTTCTTGAGGCTGAATCAATGAAGAGAACAGACCTTATTGTTAACAGAATCCGTATGGATATGGTATCAAGAGGCGATATGATGTCAATTGATGATGTTGTTGATATACTTTCAATTAATCTTATCGGTGCTGTTCCTGATGATGAGCATATCGTTGTTGCAACTAATAATGGTGAACCTCTTGTGGGTGATGAGAGTCTTGCCGGACAGGCATATATGAATATCTGCCACAGAATCCTCGGTGAAGAAGTTCCACTGCTTGATCTTAATGAGAAGAGCAGCGTATGGCAGAAGATATCAGCATTGTTCAAGAAGTAA
- the mreD gene encoding rod shape-determining protein MreD — protein MKRKICELLLIIVFYVLQCTAGRVLAIGGISPNFLIIIPVLFGFLNGKTEGIYTGFVCGIIYDLFSYSIIGLSSIAMMFIGYFAGCFYQKYEEKEFLMPIAMVGAGDFIYGFLSYVVNFLLHNKLDVLYYLKRFIMPEVVYTVIVTIAIYRIIVSLNRHFEGKERKRAIEYDQGNI, from the coding sequence ATGAAAAGAAAAATATGTGAGCTGCTTCTGATAATTGTCTTTTATGTGCTTCAGTGTACAGCCGGAAGAGTGCTGGCTATAGGTGGCATATCACCTAATTTTCTGATAATCATTCCGGTTTTGTTCGGATTTCTTAATGGTAAGACAGAAGGAATATATACGGGATTTGTGTGCGGAATAATATACGATTTGTTCAGCTACAGCATAATCGGGCTTTCATCAATAGCAATGATGTTTATCGGGTATTTTGCCGGATGTTTCTACCAGAAATATGAGGAGAAGGAATTTTTAATGCCTATCGCTATGGTAGGGGCAGGTGATTTTATATATGGTTTTCTGTCATATGTGGTTAATTTCCTGCTGCACAATAAACTTGATGTCCTGTATTATCTTAAGCGTTTTATAATGCCGGAGGTTGTATATACGGTAATTGTCACGATTGCGATATACAGGATAATTGTATCCCTTAACAGACATTTTGAGGGTAAGGAAAGAAAGAGAGCTATAGAGTATGATCAGGGAAATATTTGA
- the radC gene encoding DNA repair protein RadC, translating into MNSVYDNTGLKNRRTKDLPASMRPYEKFMLYGAGALSDAELLAVIIKTGTTGISSIELAAGIIDMACNGSGSTNLAGLTGIGYEDLVSIRGIGSVKALQIMAVIELSRRISKSCAYRRLDFRNPVSIADYYMEDLRHAECERLVLVMLDTKLRLIKDEIISTGTVNASIVSPREIFVAALRAGAVFIVMLHNHPSGDAEPSSNDIAITRRVQLAGEMLGISLIDHIIIGDNRFVSLKESGLMNLNE; encoded by the coding sequence ATGAATAGTGTATATGATAACACGGGACTGAAGAACAGGCGTACCAAAGACCTTCCGGCATCAATGCGTCCGTATGAGAAGTTTATGTTATACGGAGCAGGTGCACTGTCTGATGCAGAACTTCTTGCAGTTATAATTAAGACAGGAACAACGGGGATAAGTTCAATTGAACTTGCTGCCGGCATTATTGATATGGCATGCAACGGATCGGGAAGTACGAACCTTGCGGGGCTTACGGGGATAGGGTATGAAGACCTTGTATCAATTCGTGGCATAGGCAGTGTGAAAGCATTACAGATTATGGCTGTAATTGAGCTGTCACGCAGGATATCCAAATCGTGTGCATACAGGCGGCTTGATTTCAGGAATCCCGTATCAATCGCGGATTATTATATGGAAGACCTGCGTCATGCGGAATGCGAGAGGCTTGTACTTGTCATGCTCGACACAAAGCTGCGGCTGATTAAGGATGAGATTATCTCAACAGGTACCGTTAATGCATCAATAGTATCTCCGAGAGAGATATTTGTTGCAGCGTTAAGAGCCGGTGCGGTATTTATCGTTATGCTGCATAATCATCCGAGCGGTGATGCAGAGCCAAGCAGTAATGACATTGCTATAACAAGGCGGGTGCAGCTTGCCGGCGAGATGTTAGGAATATCGCTTATTGACCATATTATTATTGGTGATAATAGATTCGTAAGCCTTAAGGAAAGCGGACTTATGAATCTTAATGAATAA
- a CDS encoding rod shape-determining protein, which translates to MAGVYGIDIGTSNFKMFSKDKDKILNEKNIIAIANKTEIFAFGDEAFEMYEKAPDNIVVSYPVKFGVIADIENMQTLLEKFTEKQSESKKLTGPSEFYIAVPTDITEVEKRAFYEIVVDAKVKAKNVYIVDKPVADAIGAGIDVTAAKGVMVVNIGADTTEISVLSLGGIVLSKSVKIGGNKLDDSIITTVRKYYNLVIGSKTAENLKKQLGSAVQVDESFAKGFGRNIVSGLPVCVDISSDIIYNAIVDPLHSIMDSIKVILERTPPELAADIINMGIYVTGGTSNISNLERFIKEETNLNVNIVENPSESVVRGLMGVVNNPQFRHLAYTPQEKIYE; encoded by the coding sequence ATGGCAGGTGTATACGGAATTGATATAGGAACAAGCAATTTTAAGATGTTCTCAAAAGATAAGGATAAGATTCTCAATGAGAAGAATATAATTGCAATAGCCAATAAGACTGAGATTTTTGCATTCGGTGATGAAGCGTTCGAGATGTATGAGAAGGCACCGGATAATATAGTTGTATCATATCCGGTTAAGTTTGGCGTTATTGCAGACATCGAGAATATGCAGACACTTCTTGAGAAGTTTACTGAGAAGCAGAGTGAGAGCAAGAAGCTTACGGGTCCTTCGGAGTTCTATATTGCTGTTCCGACAGATATTACTGAAGTTGAGAAGCGTGCATTCTATGAGATAGTTGTTGATGCCAAGGTTAAGGCAAAGAATGTTTATATAGTTGATAAGCCGGTTGCTGATGCTATAGGTGCGGGGATTGATGTAACTGCTGCCAAAGGTGTTATGGTTGTCAATATCGGCGCTGACACAACTGAGATATCAGTTCTCTCACTTGGAGGCATTGTGCTCAGCAAGTCAGTCAAGATTGGCGGTAACAAGCTTGATGACAGTATTATAACAACTGTACGTAAGTATTATAATCTTGTAATCGGAAGCAAGACAGCTGAGAATCTTAAGAAGCAGCTTGGAAGCGCCGTACAGGTTGATGAGTCATTTGCAAAGGGATTTGGACGTAATATAGTATCAGGCCTCCCTGTATGTGTGGATATATCTTCTGATATTATCTATAATGCGATTGTCGACCCGCTTCACTCAATCATGGATTCAATCAAAGTCATTCTTGAGAGAACTCCGCCTGAACTTGCAGCGGATATTATTAATATGGGTATCTATGTTACAGGCGGTACATCTAACATAAGCAACCTTGAGAGATTTATCAAGGAAGAGACCAATCTCAATGTCAATATAGTTGAGAATCCTTCTGAAAGTGTTGTACGCGGACTTATGGGCGTCGTTAATAACCCTCAGTTCAGACATCTTGCATATACACCACAGGAAAAGATTTACGAATAA
- the minE gene encoding cell division topological specificity factor MinE, which produces MSVFDLFKKKSSSDVAKDRLKLLLVSDRANCSPEVMEMIKNDIIKVISKYMIIDAEGLDIQITQTESENNNGSVPALYANIPIRDLKKGQGQKSE; this is translated from the coding sequence ATGAGTGTATTCGATTTATTTAAGAAAAAAAGTTCAAGCGATGTAGCTAAGGACAGACTTAAGCTCCTGCTTGTCTCAGACCGTGCGAATTGTTCTCCTGAAGTTATGGAAATGATCAAAAACGATATTATCAAAGTAATATCAAAGTACATGATCATTGACGCTGAGGGGCTGGATATACAGATTACGCAGACTGAATCAGAGAATAATAACGGTTCGGTTCCTGCATTATATGCTAATATTCCAATCAGAGACCTGAAGAAGGGTCAGGGTCAGAAGTCGGAGTAA
- a CDS encoding KH domain-containing protein, which translates to MKELVEIIAKALVDNPDEVVVTETEKNKALIVELKVAPSDMGKVIGKQGRIAKSIRAVVTAAASKTDKKVIVEIV; encoded by the coding sequence ATGAAGGAATTAGTTGAAATTATCGCTAAAGCACTTGTTGATAATCCTGATGAAGTTGTTGTAACTGAGACAGAGAAGAATAAGGCTCTTATTGTTGAGCTTAAGGTAGCTCCGTCAGATATGGGGAAAGTTATCGGTAAGCAGGGACGAATCGCAAAGTCCATTCGTGCAGTTGTAACGGCTGCAGCATCTAAGACTGACAAGAAAGTGATTGTCGAGATTGTATAA